One stretch of Paenibacillus sp. FSL R5-0341 DNA includes these proteins:
- a CDS encoding 4-oxalocrotonate tautomerase family protein, with amino-acid sequence MPFITVKVLEGKTTEQKRQLIERMTEVACETLDVEPSKVFIFIEDLEKDNYGKNGKMFSDLDNK; translated from the coding sequence ATGCCATTTATCACCGTTAAGGTACTGGAAGGCAAGACGACTGAGCAGAAACGTCAGTTGATTGAACGTATGACCGAGGTAGCCTGTGAGACACTGGATGTTGAACCGAGCAAGGTCTTTATTTTCATTGAGGATCTGGAGAAGGACAACTACGGCAAGAATGGAAAAATGTTTTCGGATTTGGACAATAAGTAA
- a CDS encoding methyl-accepting chemotaxis protein has protein sequence MNVVDALLKVMPYISQILREPASLSVYDHEKVLEVITTEKFDLGFEKGMLLLDSFQNFAVLKNGREATLTTLPKEIYGIELDTLNIPIFDDQQKVVAVFCVSYDQSNQNQLEDIIQENQTINGNLVDMVQHVAAHAEELQATSEQILQNTRLAVQNSSQINKVAGFIREISEQTNLLGLNAAIEAARVGEAGAGFGVVASEVRKLSVDAKQATSDIDTSLRDVQQVIKQMEVEVSQIAASSQEQATLVSSFTDVIEKLNDTGERMKALSEQLISYSVKN, from the coding sequence ATGAACGTTGTAGATGCACTGCTTAAAGTAATGCCTTATATTAGTCAGATTCTAAGAGAACCAGCCAGCTTATCCGTATATGATCACGAAAAGGTATTGGAAGTTATAACAACAGAGAAATTTGACCTTGGTTTTGAAAAAGGGATGTTGCTCCTGGACTCATTTCAAAACTTTGCCGTCTTGAAAAATGGAAGAGAAGCTACCCTCACCACTTTACCTAAAGAAATTTATGGTATTGAGCTGGATACGCTGAACATTCCGATCTTTGATGATCAGCAAAAAGTCGTTGCCGTTTTCTGTGTGTCTTATGACCAATCTAATCAGAATCAACTTGAAGATATTATACAAGAAAACCAAACCATCAATGGTAATCTGGTTGATATGGTGCAACACGTTGCTGCTCATGCTGAAGAATTGCAGGCCACCAGTGAGCAGATCCTGCAAAACACACGACTTGCTGTTCAGAACTCTTCCCAAATCAACAAGGTAGCCGGGTTCATTCGCGAAATTTCCGAACAAACCAACTTGCTTGGCCTGAACGCCGCTATAGAAGCTGCCCGCGTTGGTGAAGCTGGTGCTGGCTTTGGTGTGGTTGCATCTGAAGTACGCAAACTCTCTGTAGATGCCAAACAAGCTACAAGTGATATCGATACCAGTCTGAGAGATGTACAACAGGTGATCAAACAGATGGAAGTTGAGGTTTCCCAGATTGCAGCCTCTTCACAGGAACAAGCCACGCTTGTATCTTCCTTCACAGATGTCATCGAGAAGCTCAATGACACGGGCGAGCGTATGAAAGCTCTGTCTGAACAACTGATCAGTTATTCCGTTAAAAATTAA
- a CDS encoding cyclic nucleotide-binding domain-containing protein, giving the protein MKEIMDFGLVRQLARENGLDQVLDESALAELRLLEAVKGEMICVKGERPERLYFLVQGKLKIYTTLPNGKSLLLRFSTPLALVGDLELVNGKEANNTVESVSKSLLLGISYRVLQNTYAENPKFLHFMLSQVTHKLYTFSNLSSLNMLYPVESRFASYLLSTMEQDESSSEEIQTSKLTELADMLGTSYRHLNRVVHNLCDRNIIRKVRRKLIICDLEQLRTIAGGNIYE; this is encoded by the coding sequence ATGAAAGAAATTATGGACTTTGGGCTTGTACGTCAACTCGCACGTGAGAATGGATTGGATCAGGTGCTGGACGAGTCTGCACTCGCTGAGTTGCGACTGCTGGAGGCTGTGAAGGGCGAGATGATATGTGTCAAAGGCGAGCGGCCGGAGCGATTGTATTTTCTCGTGCAGGGTAAGCTCAAAATCTATACCACACTGCCTAACGGCAAGTCTCTGTTGCTTCGTTTCAGTACACCGCTCGCGCTCGTGGGCGATCTGGAGCTGGTCAATGGCAAGGAGGCCAATAATACGGTAGAGTCTGTGAGCAAAAGCCTGCTGCTTGGTATCAGCTATCGCGTTCTCCAGAATACATATGCAGAGAATCCTAAATTTCTCCACTTCATGCTCAGTCAAGTAACGCATAAGTTGTACACCTTCTCGAACCTTTCGAGTCTCAATATGTTATATCCGGTAGAGAGTCGATTTGCCAGTTACCTGTTGTCCACGATGGAGCAGGACGAGTCCTCCTCGGAAGAGATTCAGACTTCCAAACTGACCGAGCTTGCGGATATGCTGGGCACTAGTTACAGACATCTCAACAGGGTCGTTCACAATCTGTGTGATCGAAATATTATTCGCAAAGTGCGTCGGAAGCTCATAATCTGTGATCTGGAACAGCTACGTACGATCGCAGGAGGCAATATATATGAGTGA
- the pepT gene encoding peptidase T gives MKDILIQRLSTYVQMDTQSDENSETCPSTPGQLALGKLLVEECNSIGLQEVTMDENGYVMATLPSNTDKDVPVIGFLAHLDTATDFTGKNVKPQVIDNYDGADIVLNSELDVVLSNKDFPELHEYKGHTLITTDGTTLLGADNKAGIAEIMTAMAYLIDHPEVKHGKIRVAFTPDEEIGRGPHKFDVAAFGAKYAYTVDGGPLGELEYESFNAAAAKITVRGTNVHPGTAKNKMVNSLKIAMELNRRLPVEEAPEFTDGYDGFYHLLSLEGDVELTKMSYIIRDFDRAKFEERKTNLLHIANELKTKYGEKSITVELNDQYYNMREKIEPVRQIVDIAHEAMTRLDIEPVIRPIRGGTDGSQLSYMGMPTPNIFTGGENYHGKFEYVSVDNMVKATRVIVEIAQLFEQRGDI, from the coding sequence ATGAAAGATATATTAATTCAAAGACTGAGTACTTATGTTCAGATGGATACCCAATCCGATGAAAATAGCGAGACCTGCCCTTCCACACCCGGCCAACTGGCCTTGGGCAAACTGCTCGTTGAAGAATGTAACTCCATTGGTCTGCAAGAAGTGACGATGGATGAGAATGGTTATGTCATGGCTACACTGCCATCCAATACCGACAAAGATGTTCCCGTGATCGGTTTCCTGGCTCACCTCGATACAGCGACCGACTTCACAGGCAAAAATGTTAAACCGCAGGTTATCGATAACTATGACGGTGCTGACATTGTACTTAATTCGGAACTGGATGTTGTGCTGTCCAACAAAGATTTCCCGGAACTGCACGAGTATAAAGGCCACACGCTGATTACAACTGACGGTACAACATTGCTTGGTGCAGACAATAAGGCAGGCATTGCCGAGATCATGACGGCGATGGCCTATCTGATTGACCACCCGGAAGTGAAACACGGTAAGATTCGGGTTGCTTTTACCCCAGATGAAGAGATTGGCCGCGGACCGCACAAGTTTGACGTAGCTGCTTTTGGAGCCAAATATGCTTACACCGTCGACGGTGGACCACTTGGTGAGCTGGAATACGAGAGCTTTAACGCAGCTGCAGCTAAAATTACCGTACGAGGCACCAATGTGCATCCCGGAACAGCGAAGAATAAGATGGTGAACTCTCTGAAAATTGCGATGGAATTGAATCGACGCCTGCCTGTAGAGGAAGCTCCTGAATTCACGGACGGTTATGATGGTTTCTACCATCTGCTGTCTTTAGAGGGTGACGTTGAGCTGACGAAGATGAGCTACATCATCCGTGATTTTGACCGGGCAAAGTTTGAAGAGCGTAAAACGAATCTGCTCCATATTGCAAACGAACTGAAGACCAAGTACGGAGAGAAAAGCATTACTGTGGAATTGAATGACCAGTACTATAACATGCGTGAGAAAATTGAACCCGTACGCCAGATCGTCGATATTGCCCATGAGGCCATGACCCGACTGGACATCGAACCTGTTATTCGCCCCATCCGTGGAGGAACAGATGGTTCACAGTTATCCTATATGGGTATGCCAACACCGAATATCTTCACTGGCGGTGAGAACTACCATGGCAAATTTGAATATGTGTCGGTAGACAATATGGTGAAGGCAACCCGTGTCATTGTAGAGATTGCTCAATTGTTCGAGCAACGCGGAGATATCTAA